The following proteins come from a genomic window of Meleagris gallopavo isolate NT-WF06-2002-E0010 breed Aviagen turkey brand Nicholas breeding stock chromosome Z, Turkey_5.1, whole genome shotgun sequence:
- the SPIN1 gene encoding spindlin-1 has protein sequence MMKKRTSHKKHRNNVGPSKPISQPRRNIVGCRIQHGWKEGSGPVTQWKGTVLDQVPVNPSLYLIKYDGFDCVYGLELHKDERVSALEVLPDRVASSRISDAHLADTMIGKAVEHMFETEDGSKDEWRGMVLARAPIMNTWFYITYEKDPVLYMYQLLDDYKEGDLRIMPDSNDSPPAEREPGEVVDSLVGKQVEYAKEDGSKRTGMVIHQVEAKPSVYFIKFDDDFHIYVYDLVKTS, from the exons aaagcacagaaacaatGTGGGACCAAGCAAACCTATTTCTCAGCCACGAAGAAACATTGTAGGCTGCAGAATACAGCATGGATGGAAAGAAGGGAGTGGACCTGTAACACAGTGGAAGGGCACAGTTCTTGACCAAGTTCCTGTAAATCCCTCTCTTTATCTTATAAAGTATGATGGATTTGATTGTGTATATGGACTAGAGCTGCACAAAGATGAAAGAGTTTCTGCACTTGAAGTCCTTCCAGACAGAGTTG CTTCATCTCGAATTAGTGATGCCCACCTGGCAGACACAATGATTGGCAAAGCTGTGGAACATATGTTTGAGACAGAAGATGGCTCAAAAGATGAATGGAGGGGGATGGTCTTGGCTCGAGCTCCTATTATGAACACATGGTTTTATATTACCTATGAGAAAGATCCTGTCTTGTACATGTACCAACTCTTAGATGATTATAAAGAGGGTGACCTTCGCATTATGCCTGATTCAA ATGATTCACCTCCTGCAGAACGGGAACCAGGTGAAGTTGTGGACAGCCTGGTAGGCAAACAAGTGGAATATGCCAAAGAAGATGGCTCAAAACGGACTGGCATGGTCATTCATCAAGTTGAAGCCAAACCATCTGTCTATTTCATCAAGTTTGATGATGATTTCCATATTTATGTCTATGATTTGGTGAAGACATCCTAG